From the Homo sapiens chromosome 1, GRCh38.p14 Primary Assembly genome, one window contains:
- the PRAMEF1 gene encoding PRAME family member 1 isoform 1 (isoform 1 is encoded by transcript variant 1) has protein sequence MSIQAPPRLLELAGQSLLRDQALSISAMEELPRVLYLPLFMEAFSRRHFQTLTVMVQAWPFTCLPLGSLMKTLHLETLKALLEGLHMLLTQKDRPRRWKLQVLDLRDVDENFWARWPGAWALSCFPETTSKRQTAEDCPRMGEHQPLKVFIDICLKEIPQDECLRYLFQWVYQRRGLVHLCCSKLVNYLTPIKYLRKSLKIIYLNSIQELEIRNMSWPRLIRKLRCYLKEMKNLRKLVFSRCHHYTSDNELEGRLVAKFSSVFLRLEHLQLLKIKLITFFSGHLEQLIRCLQNPLENLELTYGYLLEEDMKCLSQYPSLGYLKHLNLSYVLLFRISLEPLGALLEKIAASLKTLILEGCQIHYSQLSAILPGLSRCSQLTTFYFGRNCMSIDALKDLLRHTSGLSKLSLETYPAPEESLNSLVRVNWEIFTPLRAELMCTLREVRQPKRIFIGPTPCPSCGSSPSEELELHLCC, from the exons ATGAGCATCCAGGCCCCACCCAGACTACTGGAGCTGGCAGGGCAGAGCCTGCTGAGAGACCAGGCCTTGTCCATCTCTGCCATGGAGGAGCTGCCCAGGGTGCTCTATCTCCCACTCTTCATGGAGGCCTTCAGCAGGAGACACTTCCAGACTCTGACGGTGATGGTTCAGGCCTGGCCCTTCACCTGCCTCCCTCTGGGATCACTGATGAAGACGCTTCATTTGGAGACCTTAAAAGCATTGCTGGAAGGGCTTCATATGCTGCTTACACAGAAGGATCGCCCCAG GAGGTGGAAACTTCAAGTGCTGGATTTGCGGGATGTTGACGAGAATTTCTGGGCCAGATGGCCTGGAGCCTGGGCCCTGTCCTGCTTCCCAGAGACCACGAGTAAGAGGCAGACAGCAGAGGACTGTCCAAGGATGGGAGAGCACCAGCCCTTAAAGGTGTTCATAGACATCTGCCTCAAGGAAATACCCCAGGATGAATGCCTGAGATACCTCTTCCAGTGGGTTTACCAAAGGAGAGGTTTAGTACACCTGTGCTGTAGTAAGCTGGTCAATTATCTAACGCCGATTAAATATCTCAGAAAGTCATTGAAAATAATATACCTGAATAGTATTCAAGAGCTGGAAATTCGCAACATGTCCTGGCCACGTCTGATAAGAAAGCTTCGTTGTTACCTGAAGGAGATGAAGAATCTTCGCAAACTCGTTTTCTCCAGGTGCCATCATTACACGTCAGATAATGAACTCGAAGGACGGTTAGTTGCCAAATTCAGCTCTGTGTTCCTCAGGCTGGAACACCTTCagttgcttaaaataaaattgatcacCTTCTTCAGTGGGCACCTGGAACAGCTGATCAG GTGCCTCCAGAACCCCTTGGAGAACTTGGAATTAACTTATGGCTACCTATTGGAAGAAGACATGAAGTGTCTCTCCCAGTACCCAAGCCTCGGTTACCTAAAGCATCTGAATCTCAGCTACGTGCTGCTGTTCCGCATCAGTCTTGAACCCCTCGGAGCTCTGCTGGAGAAAATTGCTGCCTCTCTCAAAACCCTCATCTTGGAGGGCTGTCAGATCCACTACTCCCAACTCAGTGCCATCCTGCCTGGCCTGAGCCGCTGCTCCCAGCTCACCACCTTCTACTTTGGCAGAAATTGCATGTCTATTGACGCCCTGAAGGACCTGCTGCGCCACACCAGTGGGCTGAGCAAGTTAAGCCTGGAGACGTATCCTGCCCCTGAGGAGAGTTTGAATTCCTTGGTTCGTGTCAATTGGGAGATCTTCACCCCACTTCGGGCTGAGCTGATGTGTACACTGAGGGAAGTCAGGCAGCCCAAGAGGATCTTCATTggccccaccccctgcccttcCTGTGGCTCATCACCGTCTGAGGAACTGGAGCTCCATCTTTGCTGCTAG
- the PRAMEF1 gene encoding PRAME family member 1 isoform 2 (isoform 2 is encoded by transcript variant 2) — translation MKGGKAHQTCPFHNRTSVLTGLVITNDPVSDSLFVKGCFELQERCLQNPLENLELTYGYLLEEDMKCLSQYPSLGYLKHLNLSYVLLFRISLEPLGALLEKIAASLKTLILEGCQIHYSQLSAILPGLSRCSQLTTFYFGRNCMSIDALKDLLRHTSGLSKLSLETYPAPEESLNSLVRVNWEIFTPLRAELMCTLREVRQPKRIFIGPTPCPSCGSSPSEELELHLCC, via the exons ATGAAAGGAGGGAAAGCGCATCAAACCTGTCCATTTCACAATAGAACGTCTGTCCTCACCGGCTTAGTGATCACGAATGATCCTGTCTCTGATTCCCTGTTTGTAAAAGGTTGTTTTGAACTCCAGGAAAG GTGCCTCCAGAACCCCTTGGAGAACTTGGAATTAACTTATGGCTACCTATTGGAAGAAGACATGAAGTGTCTCTCCCAGTACCCAAGCCTCGGTTACCTAAAGCATCTGAATCTCAGCTACGTGCTGCTGTTCCGCATCAGTCTTGAACCCCTCGGAGCTCTGCTGGAGAAAATTGCTGCCTCTCTCAAAACCCTCATCTTGGAGGGCTGTCAGATCCACTACTCCCAACTCAGTGCCATCCTGCCTGGCCTGAGCCGCTGCTCCCAGCTCACCACCTTCTACTTTGGCAGAAATTGCATGTCTATTGACGCCCTGAAGGACCTGCTGCGCCACACCAGTGGGCTGAGCAAGTTAAGCCTGGAGACGTATCCTGCCCCTGAGGAGAGTTTGAATTCCTTGGTTCGTGTCAATTGGGAGATCTTCACCCCACTTCGGGCTGAGCTGATGTGTACACTGAGGGAAGTCAGGCAGCCCAAGAGGATCTTCATTggccccaccccctgcccttcCTGTGGCTCATCACCGTCTGAGGAACTGGAGCTCCATCTTTGCTGCTAG